Proteins from one Streptomyces roseifaciens genomic window:
- a CDS encoding DUF2637 domain-containing protein, with the protein MTPTGNTTTAVGDWDRAAILALGAAGCALSYDALQQMAVAIHIRGLLTYLYPLVIDGFIGYGVRALILTRTAPWRARLYVWALFGTATAASIWANALHAIRLNQLHHAETAGLRLGDVTVGVLSTLAPLALAGAVHLYILITRHQPARTEAAHGPVRTDQPACADQRTALADRSADRSRAAAGPENTVRTGPHQDYSAGQTSRPVRSLRTTAADRSAETVRPLSGPRTGTPDGLLPEASASHEALAADRDQALPHPQEPGTPGPLPRTASADRSATASVRGPGPRTADTPSSGPSAQTADRSTTDQRSAPSATDEEVRTGPQEGADQRTGPQNQSAPLDATADQRTADAADRQSADRSATGGDGEEQDIEELLPIARAAVTLHGRINRTVVRSGLREHQIQVSNQRLGLILQRLRDEAALAA; encoded by the coding sequence GTGACCCCCACCGGCAACACCACCACGGCGGTCGGCGACTGGGACCGCGCAGCCATCCTCGCTCTCGGCGCCGCCGGATGCGCCCTGTCCTACGACGCACTCCAGCAGATGGCCGTCGCCATCCACATCCGCGGCCTGCTCACCTACCTCTATCCACTGGTCATCGACGGCTTCATCGGCTACGGCGTCCGAGCCCTGATCCTCACCCGCACCGCTCCCTGGCGCGCACGGCTCTACGTGTGGGCCCTGTTCGGCACCGCAACCGCCGCGAGCATCTGGGCCAACGCCCTGCACGCTATCCGGCTCAACCAGCTGCACCACGCCGAAACTGCCGGACTGCGGCTCGGTGACGTCACCGTCGGCGTCCTGTCCACCCTAGCCCCGCTCGCCCTCGCCGGCGCGGTCCACCTCTACATCCTGATCACCCGCCACCAGCCCGCCCGCACCGAGGCGGCGCACGGACCGGTCCGCACGGACCAGCCAGCATGTGCGGACCAGCGGACCGCCCTTGCGGACCGGTCCGCGGACCGAAGCCGTGCGGCAGCTGGTCCGGAGAACACGGTGCGGACCGGTCCGCACCAGGACTACAGCGCCGGACAGACGAGCAGACCCGTCCGCTCGCTCCGGACCACTGCTGCGGACCGGTCCGCCGAGACGGTCCGCCCCCTCAGCGGACCGCGGACCGGGACCCCCGACGGTCTGCTCCCCGAGGCGTCGGCCTCGCACGAAGCCCTTGCCGCCGACCGCGACCAGGCGCTGCCGCACCCCCAGGAACCAGGGACACCCGGTCCGCTGCCCCGGACCGCGTCTGCGGACCGGTCCGCGACGGCATCGGTCCGGGGGCCCGGTCCCCGGACTGCGGACACCCCATCCTCCGGACCGTCGGCGCAGACCGCGGACCGGTCCACGACGGACCAGCGGTCCGCACCTTCCGCGACAGACGAAGAGGTGCGGACCGGTCCGCAGGAGGGTGCGGACCAGCGGACCGGTCCGCAGAACCAGTCCGCTCCCCTCGATGCCACTGCGGACCAGCGGACCGCGGATGCTGCGGACCGACAGAGCGCGGACCGGTCCGCGACCGGGGGCGACGGCGAAGAGCAGGACATCGAAGAACTCCTGCCGATAGCCCGCGCCGCTGTCACACTCCATGGCCGTATCAACCGGACCGTCGTCCGCAGCGGCCTGCGCGAGCACCAGATCCAGGTCAGCAACCAGCGCCTCGGCCTGATCCTCCAGCGCCTGCGCGACGAAGCCGCGCTCGCCGCCTGA
- a CDS encoding WhiB family transcriptional regulator → MHARTTTATPASDFRRLGDQSWHDKAACGGLEPDVADRLFFPTSRARKDIAQARALCAQCPVRRICLDAALESESFYGIRGGLTEDERRPLHHKLDYRLDGARVAAALRGLDVHLSSTERAAVARLAYLHGFTAEQLAWTLKVSQDWATDLLRNAHNEIEDRDRYWHETGGNDEPADAATSGTTAVPGSLSQIIDRHSLGEAA, encoded by the coding sequence ATGCACGCCCGCACCACCACCGCCACGCCCGCCTCCGACTTCCGGCGGCTCGGTGACCAGTCCTGGCACGACAAGGCCGCCTGCGGCGGCCTCGAACCCGACGTCGCCGACCGGCTGTTCTTCCCCACCTCCCGCGCCCGCAAGGACATCGCCCAGGCCAGGGCGCTGTGCGCCCAGTGCCCTGTCCGCCGGATCTGCCTGGACGCCGCCCTGGAGAGCGAGAGCTTCTACGGCATCCGGGGAGGCCTGACGGAGGACGAACGCCGGCCCCTGCACCACAAGCTCGACTACCGCCTGGACGGGGCCCGCGTCGCCGCCGCACTGCGCGGCCTGGACGTCCACCTCAGCAGCACCGAGCGCGCCGCCGTCGCCCGCCTCGCCTACCTCCACGGCTTCACCGCCGAACAGCTCGCCTGGACTCTGAAGGTCAGTCAGGACTGGGCCACTGACCTGCTGCGCAACGCACACAACGAGATCGAGGACCGCGACCGCTACTGGCACGAGACAGGCGGCAACGACGAGCCTGCCGACGCTGCCACCTCCGGCACCACAGCGGTGCCCGGAAGCCTGAGCCAGATCATCGACCGCCACAGCCTCGGCGAGGCCGCGTGA
- a CDS encoding ATP-binding protein gives MPPRHRDPAPLSAAPIAARFERIFAERGMPPGGMPVSDTPEPIPALERAQRQIPRLYRDAVADHPRVAAWVRTITRTAEAPNVSARRQVTHGPSLLLVGRTGRGKTHAAYGAIRSLLGAGLDVRWHATTAADLYAEMRPRQGVDPEWMLRRIIRIPVLLLDDLGAAKSSEWTEELTYRLINQRSIHQLPTLVTSNLPISDLRAQIGDRVASRLTGMCEQVVFTGPDRRRDNAA, from the coding sequence ATGCCCCCTCGCCACCGCGATCCGGCGCCCTTGTCGGCCGCCCCGATCGCCGCCCGCTTCGAGCGGATCTTCGCCGAGCGCGGCATGCCCCCGGGCGGGATGCCGGTCAGCGACACGCCCGAACCGATCCCCGCCCTCGAGCGGGCGCAGAGGCAGATCCCGCGCCTGTACCGGGACGCAGTCGCCGACCACCCCCGGGTGGCCGCCTGGGTGCGCACGATCACCCGCACCGCGGAAGCACCGAACGTCTCCGCACGGCGGCAGGTGACCCACGGCCCGTCGCTGCTGCTGGTCGGCCGGACCGGCCGGGGCAAGACCCATGCCGCGTACGGGGCGATCCGCAGCCTGCTCGGCGCCGGCCTCGACGTGCGCTGGCACGCCACCACCGCCGCCGACCTCTACGCCGAGATGCGCCCGCGCCAGGGCGTCGACCCGGAGTGGATGCTGCGCCGCATCATCCGCATCCCGGTGCTGCTCCTGGACGACCTGGGCGCTGCGAAGTCCTCGGAATGGACCGAGGAACTGACCTACCGGCTGATCAACCAGCGCAGCATCCACCAGCTGCCCACCCTGGTCACCAGCAACCTGCCCATAAGCGACCTCCGGGCACAGATCGGCGACCGGGTCGCGTCCCGCCTGACCGGCATGTGCGAACAGGTGGTCTTCACCGGCCCCGACCGCCGCCGGGACAACGCCGCCTGA
- a CDS encoding helix-turn-helix domain-containing protein, protein MADGSEKTFAELLEHLFQEIHPPGRGSYTNAEVAEAITKAAASGGKGISASAIAQLRAGQKKNPMMSTIKALADFFGVEPGYFFDQAAKERTEAEIALVAAMRDQDVRRVALRAKGLSGNSLSMVTALIEQARSLEGLSDGESTHGLDLSQ, encoded by the coding sequence ATGGCAGACGGTTCGGAGAAGACGTTCGCTGAGCTTCTGGAGCACCTGTTCCAGGAGATCCATCCACCCGGGCGCGGCTCGTACACCAATGCGGAGGTCGCGGAGGCGATCACCAAGGCTGCCGCGAGCGGTGGCAAGGGCATCTCCGCCAGCGCCATCGCGCAGCTGCGCGCCGGGCAGAAGAAGAACCCGATGATGTCGACGATCAAGGCCCTCGCCGACTTCTTCGGCGTCGAGCCCGGGTACTTCTTCGACCAGGCAGCGAAGGAGCGGACGGAAGCCGAGATCGCACTGGTCGCCGCAATGCGCGATCAGGACGTACGGCGCGTCGCCCTGCGCGCGAAGGGGCTGTCCGGGAACAGCCTGAGCATGGTCACGGCGCTCATCGAGCAGGCCCGGAGCCTCGAAGGGCTGTCCGACGGTGAGTCGACGCACGGTCTGGATCTCAGCCAGTAG
- a CDS encoding helix-turn-helix transcriptional regulator: MENGDRHLKGVRSSENELGQLLVSWRERLDPRRIPGIDTQRRRLRSGLTQQEVATLTGVSVTWYRKLEKGEQADFSDAFLQRLTMTLRLDETERGVLFQLAVGRTPEPPRLAVDTAVDESMQALLDTQLRNPAYVTNLSWDIVAHNDQQADWFPWIPYERNSMRWAFLYPEAREQLVNWRDDWADPFLAQIRVAIAHNPKSKELTKLRDDILAGNAEAAELWKENRTQVHPDGDIRRLRLPYHQREEVPVRIMALAPLRNTQLRFIVLMRDWTPSRP; this comes from the coding sequence ATGGAAAACGGTGACAGACATCTCAAAGGTGTCAGGTCGTCAGAGAACGAGCTCGGGCAGCTGCTCGTCTCCTGGCGCGAAAGGCTCGACCCGCGGAGGATCCCCGGCATTGATACGCAACGACGCCGCCTGCGATCCGGACTCACTCAGCAGGAGGTGGCCACCCTGACGGGGGTGAGTGTCACCTGGTACCGCAAGCTGGAGAAGGGCGAGCAGGCGGATTTTTCGGACGCCTTCCTGCAGCGGCTGACCATGACGCTGCGTTTGGACGAGACCGAGCGCGGGGTGCTGTTCCAGCTGGCCGTAGGCCGGACGCCCGAGCCGCCCCGCCTGGCCGTGGACACGGCGGTCGACGAGAGCATGCAAGCCCTCCTGGATACCCAGCTCCGGAACCCGGCCTACGTCACCAATCTCTCGTGGGACATCGTCGCGCACAACGATCAGCAGGCGGACTGGTTCCCCTGGATTCCATACGAGCGGAACAGCATGCGGTGGGCCTTCCTCTACCCGGAGGCCCGCGAGCAGCTGGTCAACTGGCGGGACGACTGGGCGGATCCCTTTCTCGCGCAAATCCGGGTGGCCATCGCGCATAACCCGAAGAGTAAGGAGCTGACGAAGCTCCGAGACGACATCCTCGCTGGAAACGCAGAGGCGGCCGAGCTCTGGAAGGAGAACCGGACCCAGGTACATCCTGATGGGGATATCCGGCGCCTGCGCCTTCCTTACCATCAGAGGGAAGAGGTGCCAGTGAGAATCATGGCCCTGGCCCCGTTGCGCAATACGCAGCTGCGCTTCATCGTGCTCATGCGCGATTGGACACCGAGCCGGCCATAA
- the fabG gene encoding 3-oxoacyl-ACP reductase FabG, translating into MSRSVLVTGGNRGIGLAIARALSAAGDRVAVTYRSGEPPEGLFGVRCDVTDSDQVAQAFAAIEQEQGPVEVLVANAGITRDNLLLRMDEADFLAVLDANLVGAFRVAKQAARGMLRARKGRVVLIASAVALAGEAGQSNYAASKAGLVGFGRSLAKELGSRGITVNIVAPGLTDTDMTAALPDERKQHILEQIPLRRAAAPEEIAHAVQFIASPEAAYITGAVIPVDGGVAMGH; encoded by the coding sequence ATGTCGCGCTCTGTTCTTGTCACGGGGGGAAACCGGGGGATCGGACTGGCCATTGCCCGCGCGCTCTCGGCCGCGGGGGACCGGGTCGCGGTCACCTATCGCAGCGGCGAGCCGCCGGAGGGACTGTTCGGCGTGCGCTGCGACGTCACAGACTCGGACCAGGTCGCCCAAGCTTTCGCGGCGATCGAACAGGAGCAGGGGCCCGTCGAGGTCCTCGTCGCCAACGCGGGCATCACCAGGGACAACCTGCTCCTACGCATGGACGAGGCCGACTTCCTCGCCGTCCTGGACGCCAACCTCGTCGGAGCCTTCCGCGTCGCCAAACAAGCGGCCCGAGGCATGCTCCGCGCCCGCAAGGGCCGCGTCGTCCTGATCGCTTCCGCCGTCGCCCTCGCCGGCGAGGCGGGTCAGTCGAACTACGCGGCCTCCAAGGCCGGCCTTGTCGGATTCGGCCGCTCCCTGGCCAAGGAACTCGGCTCCCGCGGCATCACCGTCAACATCGTCGCCCCCGGCCTGACCGACACCGACATGACCGCCGCCCTGCCGGATGAGCGCAAGCAGCACATCCTCGAGCAGATCCCCCTGCGCCGCGCAGCCGCACCCGAAGAGATCGCCCACGCCGTCCAGTTCATCGCCAGCCCCGAGGCCGCCTACATCACCGGAGCGGTGATCCCGGTCGACGGCGGCGTCGCCATGGGCCACTGA
- a CDS encoding MAB_1171c family putative transporter, whose amino-acid sequence MLAAIFWFVRGRRSNRRPVGANAMVAIFASLWVAFAAYAPADRFVIESIVPYASRLVSNCASLAAATAVLAFMFQLSDPDTARRRIRLRLIYLTSAVCVMSGLFIAGQTDRFSPQLYALYVFVYITYLGITVGEFLVQTWKQSCRSRRPSQRIGLRMASVGCASALVYCGYKIFTLLSFGFNLGLIMHNYQCSSIVTPVRCTFSVAAPAIGVLLVVFGLTLPALAWPISQLARKRWEARSFKALAPLWSELVEVSPDIVLTPTSSGEVAEEDADFFLHRRVIEINDGILTLRAYRSGRVQQATRHALAQLGEADTLRGYATVEAAVLKDAVRAKHRGLKPNGDIARPAPGTDERDGNLKAETEWLLLVAQAYANSDVVRATTHETAHAKEAVPTP is encoded by the coding sequence ATGCTGGCGGCCATCTTCTGGTTCGTCCGGGGCCGCCGCTCGAACCGGCGGCCTGTGGGCGCGAACGCCATGGTCGCCATCTTCGCCTCACTCTGGGTGGCCTTCGCTGCGTACGCTCCGGCCGACCGGTTCGTCATCGAGTCGATCGTGCCGTATGCCTCCCGGCTTGTCAGCAACTGCGCCAGCCTGGCCGCCGCCACCGCGGTGCTGGCGTTCATGTTCCAGCTCAGCGATCCTGATACGGCACGCCGACGCATCCGCCTGCGGCTGATCTATCTCACATCCGCGGTCTGTGTGATGAGCGGGCTGTTCATCGCCGGGCAAACGGACCGGTTCTCGCCCCAGCTCTACGCACTCTACGTCTTCGTCTACATCACCTATCTGGGCATCACGGTCGGCGAGTTCCTCGTCCAGACCTGGAAGCAGTCCTGCCGCTCCCGCAGGCCCAGCCAGCGCATCGGGCTTCGCATGGCGTCCGTCGGCTGCGCCTCCGCCCTGGTGTATTGCGGCTACAAGATCTTCACCCTGCTGTCCTTCGGGTTCAACCTGGGCCTGATCATGCACAACTACCAGTGCTCCAGCATCGTCACCCCCGTGCGCTGCACGTTCAGTGTCGCCGCGCCAGCCATCGGCGTGCTGCTGGTCGTCTTCGGACTGACTCTGCCGGCACTGGCCTGGCCCATCAGTCAACTGGCTCGCAAGCGCTGGGAGGCACGCTCCTTCAAGGCTCTCGCACCCTTGTGGAGCGAGCTCGTCGAGGTCAGCCCCGACATCGTGCTCACCCCCACCAGCTCCGGCGAAGTCGCCGAAGAAGACGCGGACTTCTTCCTCCACCGCCGTGTCATCGAGATCAACGACGGCATCCTGACCCTGCGGGCCTACCGCTCCGGACGCGTCCAGCAGGCCACACGACACGCCCTGGCCCAGCTCGGTGAAGCCGACACCCTCCGTGGGTATGCCACGGTGGAAGCGGCTGTGCTCAAGGACGCCGTCAGAGCCAAGCACCGCGGCCTGAAGCCGAACGGCGACATCGCCCGGCCCGCACCCGGCACTGATGAACGCGATGGCAACCTCAAGGCCGAAACCGAGTGGCTGCTGCTCGTCGCCCAGGCATACGCCAACAGCGACGTCGTCCGCGCGACCACCCATGAGACCGCACACGCAAAGGAAGCCGTCCCCACACCATGA
- a CDS encoding cytochrome P450 family protein, producing MSDPLSCPEFLQNPYPFYDELRATAPVTPVTTGSADRPSYLVTGYAEAKAAFTDPRLSKDTARFFASRPSNRNLHPAVAHNMLATDPPQHTRLRRLVTKVFTTGSVDRLRPYIEHTVDQLLDDLPETSEADLVAGLAIPLPVTVICQMLGVPEADRAQVRTWSNDLFAAGQPQRIDAASHAVADYMADLIEAKRRAPDDSLLCNLITVRDGGEQLSEDELVSLAVLLLIAGHETTTNFIGNAILALLQHPELLDRVRANPGRISSMLGELLRYDSPVGIATFRYSTQALTLGETEIPAEVPVLISPGAANRDPAQYPTPDRLDIDRDARGHLAFGHGIHRCLGASLALAEAEIALHALLTRFPELRLAVPSREFRWRHTRLMRGLESLPALTL from the coding sequence ATGAGCGACCCGCTGTCCTGCCCCGAGTTCCTCCAGAACCCCTACCCCTTCTACGACGAACTCCGGGCGACAGCCCCCGTGACCCCGGTGACCACCGGCTCCGCAGACAGGCCTAGCTACCTCGTGACCGGCTACGCCGAGGCGAAGGCAGCATTCACCGACCCGCGACTGTCCAAGGACACCGCACGGTTCTTCGCCAGCCGCCCCTCCAACCGCAACCTGCACCCCGCGGTCGCGCACAACATGCTCGCCACCGACCCACCCCAGCACACCCGGCTACGCCGCCTGGTGACCAAGGTGTTCACCACTGGATCCGTCGACCGCCTGCGCCCGTACATCGAGCACACTGTCGACCAGCTCCTCGACGACCTTCCGGAGACCAGTGAGGCCGACCTCGTCGCCGGGCTCGCCATCCCGCTGCCGGTTACGGTGATCTGCCAGATGCTCGGCGTACCCGAGGCCGACCGCGCGCAGGTCCGCACCTGGTCGAATGACCTCTTCGCTGCCGGACAGCCCCAACGGATCGACGCCGCTTCCCACGCCGTGGCCGACTACATGGCCGACCTCATCGAGGCTAAACGTCGAGCCCCGGACGACAGCCTCCTGTGCAACCTCATCACCGTCCGCGACGGAGGAGAACAGCTCAGCGAAGACGAACTCGTCTCCCTCGCCGTCCTCCTGCTCATCGCCGGCCATGAAACCACCACCAACTTCATCGGCAACGCTATCCTCGCGCTCCTCCAGCACCCCGAGCTCCTCGACCGCGTCCGCGCCAACCCCGGTCGGATCAGCAGCATGCTGGGCGAGCTGCTGCGCTACGACTCGCCCGTGGGCATCGCCACCTTCCGGTACAGCACCCAGGCACTCACCCTCGGCGAGACCGAGATCCCCGCCGAAGTCCCGGTGCTCATCTCGCCCGGAGCCGCCAACCGAGACCCCGCCCAGTACCCGACCCCCGACCGCCTCGACATCGACCGTGATGCCAGGGGACACCTGGCCTTCGGACACGGCATCCACCGATGCCTCGGCGCGTCGCTCGCCCTGGCCGAGGCGGAGATCGCCCTCCACGCACTCCTGACCCGATTCCCTGAACTTCGTCTCGCGGTGCCGTCCAGAGAGTTTCGGTGGCGACACACGCGACTCATGCGAGGTCTGGAGTCCTTGCCGGCGCTCACGCTGTAG
- a CDS encoding zinc-binding dehydrogenase produces MLAAVYHGQRDVRVQEWADPSPPGAHDIQLEVLRASICGTDVDEFISGPHLVPLTVPHRASGHVGPLALGHEIVGRVAAVGADVEHFTVGDLVVPGSGVSCGTCRWCHAGRTNLCARYYTVGLHVDGGLAERVNVPARISRPVGNCPEDVAIMAQPLAVALHAVRGTGAERGTSIAVIGLGGIGSLVVAACTARGIDTIGVDVSTARLEVAARMGASLLIDASQEDAAAAIRRATGGDGADIVIETSGTPKGLDAAMTAVSRGGHIRLVGLHRDPSPLNLTRLVLDEIRMSTSKVHICDQDLPEALALLEDHPHIAAGTLDAVIDLKDVVSSGLLRMAAGEAVGKVVVKP; encoded by the coding sequence ATGCTAGCTGCCGTCTATCACGGGCAACGCGACGTCCGAGTCCAGGAATGGGCCGACCCATCACCACCCGGAGCACACGACATCCAGCTGGAGGTCTTGCGCGCCAGCATCTGCGGGACCGACGTAGACGAATTTATCTCCGGCCCGCACCTGGTGCCCCTCACCGTCCCGCATCGTGCCAGTGGCCACGTCGGCCCGCTGGCGCTCGGCCACGAGATCGTCGGGCGGGTGGCGGCCGTGGGGGCCGACGTCGAACATTTCACGGTTGGGGACTTGGTGGTGCCTGGCTCGGGCGTCTCCTGTGGGACGTGCCGGTGGTGCCATGCCGGACGGACCAACCTCTGCGCCCGTTACTACACGGTGGGGTTGCACGTGGACGGCGGCCTCGCCGAGCGCGTGAACGTTCCCGCGAGGATCAGCCGGCCTGTCGGGAACTGTCCAGAGGACGTCGCGATCATGGCTCAGCCGCTGGCCGTCGCCCTGCACGCGGTGCGCGGCACCGGAGCCGAACGCGGCACAAGCATCGCGGTGATCGGGCTCGGTGGGATTGGCTCGCTGGTCGTGGCAGCCTGCACCGCGCGCGGCATCGACACGATCGGCGTCGACGTCTCGACGGCTCGGCTGGAGGTCGCCGCGCGGATGGGCGCCTCTCTGCTCATCGATGCGTCCCAGGAGGATGCCGCTGCCGCGATTCGGCGCGCGACGGGCGGCGACGGTGCCGACATCGTCATCGAAACCTCCGGCACCCCGAAGGGACTCGATGCTGCCATGACCGCGGTGAGCCGCGGCGGTCACATCCGGCTCGTTGGCCTGCACCGCGATCCGTCGCCCCTGAACCTGACCCGGCTCGTCCTTGACGAGATCCGGATGTCGACCTCGAAGGTACACATCTGCGACCAGGACTTGCCCGAGGCGCTCGCGCTACTCGAGGATCACCCGCACATCGCCGCCGGGACCCTCGACGCAGTCATCGACCTCAAGGACGTGGTGTCGTCCGGGTTGCTACGGATGGCTGCCGGTGAAGCGGTCGGCAAGGTCGTCGTCAAACCGTGA
- a CDS encoding isochorismate synthase → MSAHLSVPGLSLRPVSGEQLLDEASRDELLAMCRQAAAAARQRKLPVLVSWAAPLPHVDPAALWSRARESADRSLYWQSGWDRSSLVAIGAAHDLTGHGEDRIRSVAASWEELVQEPVAGGSGIGLPTGQGPVLVGGFSFAPSTTPGATALPDALMWVPALQVRSSATVPGTTGTTAPDELRLNAVMFPGGEPEQIAKDLVHLAELCLLPESAAPRADGVWRQQHGSLLDRQELPSPERWKDLVGRAVGRIRNGAFEKVVLARELRVTADGPFDVPAAVESMRSTYPDATVFAVEHDRHAFVGATPEYLVRLTDGTAHALGLAGTAPRGATAQVDAELEAQLRNSAKIRHEHDVVVRMLRDALHPTCAHVEASPEPTVLKLANVQHLATVVEGRGVQPDLGILQFVERLHPTPALGGYPREQSLDWLAHNEGLERGWYAGTIGWTDGSGQGEFAVAIRCALIHDNIASLYAGCGIVADSDPEEEYAETCAKLLPMLHALGIE, encoded by the coding sequence GCGAGCAACTGCTCGACGAAGCCTCCCGCGACGAGCTGCTTGCGATGTGTCGACAGGCCGCCGCAGCAGCGCGCCAACGAAAGCTTCCTGTACTCGTCAGCTGGGCCGCCCCGTTGCCGCACGTTGACCCGGCCGCTCTCTGGAGCCGTGCACGCGAGTCCGCCGACCGCTCCCTGTACTGGCAGTCGGGATGGGACCGCAGCTCGCTCGTCGCCATCGGTGCGGCGCATGATCTGACCGGCCACGGTGAGGATCGCATCCGCTCCGTCGCCGCGTCATGGGAGGAGCTGGTCCAAGAACCGGTGGCCGGAGGCAGCGGTATCGGGCTGCCAACCGGACAGGGGCCCGTGCTCGTGGGTGGATTCTCCTTCGCTCCCTCCACCACACCGGGCGCCACCGCCTTACCCGACGCCCTGATGTGGGTTCCCGCCCTTCAGGTGCGCAGTTCCGCCACGGTACCGGGCACCACCGGCACAACAGCACCGGATGAGCTGCGGCTCAATGCTGTGATGTTCCCGGGCGGAGAACCCGAGCAGATCGCCAAGGACCTTGTCCATCTGGCCGAACTGTGCCTGCTGCCGGAGTCCGCCGCCCCTCGTGCCGACGGCGTGTGGCGCCAACAACACGGGTCACTCCTCGACCGCCAGGAACTCCCCTCCCCCGAGCGGTGGAAGGACCTGGTGGGCCGGGCCGTCGGCCGCATACGCAACGGCGCCTTCGAGAAGGTGGTCCTCGCCCGAGAACTGCGCGTGACCGCCGATGGTCCGTTCGACGTCCCCGCCGCGGTGGAAAGCATGCGAAGCACCTACCCCGACGCCACCGTGTTCGCGGTCGAGCACGACAGGCACGCCTTCGTCGGCGCCACACCCGAATATCTCGTGCGGCTCACAGACGGCACCGCGCACGCCCTCGGGCTGGCCGGCACGGCGCCTCGTGGTGCAACTGCCCAGGTCGATGCCGAACTCGAGGCCCAGCTCAGGAATAGCGCCAAGATCCGGCACGAGCATGACGTCGTGGTGCGCATGCTCCGCGATGCCCTGCACCCCACATGTGCGCACGTCGAAGCAAGCCCCGAGCCCACGGTGCTCAAGCTGGCCAACGTCCAGCACCTGGCCACCGTAGTCGAAGGACGCGGCGTCCAGCCTGACCTGGGGATCCTCCAGTTCGTCGAACGCCTCCACCCCACTCCCGCGCTCGGCGGGTACCCACGCGAACAGTCGCTGGACTGGCTGGCGCACAACGAGGGCCTCGAGCGGGGGTGGTACGCGGGCACGATCGGCTGGACTGATGGCTCAGGGCAGGGTGAGTTCGCGGTCGCCATTCGCTGTGCGCTGATCCACGACAACATCGCTTCCCTTTATGCAGGTTGCGGCATTGTTGCCGACTCCGACCCGGAAGAGGAATACGCGGAAACCTGCGCGAAACTGCTCCCGATGCTCCACGCTCTCGGAATCGAGTGA